AGCAATCTGCGCCAACAGCGCGACGAAGCCCGCGGCTCCCGCAGTGGTCGGCGTTATGTGAATGGTGAACCCGACGAAGCCACCCGAGCGCTGTTGGCGCGCGAAGAGGCCGCCAATGAACAGTTTGAGGCTGCCCTGCGCGCCCAGCTGACGCCGGCCGAATTCGAGACCTATCTGCGCACGGCCAGTGACACCGCCAACATGCTCCGCAGCCGGGCCGGCGTGCTCGACCTGAACCAAGCCGAGTTTGACGCCATCACGCAGATTTTTGGTCCTGCGGCGGATTTCCGGTCGGCACTCGACCAACATGCCGCCGCCCTCACGGACGCATTGGGCGAAGACCGTTACGCGGAGTTCGCGCAAAGTGTGCAGGGCGATTTTCAAATCAACCGCTTTGTCGAGCGGATGGCACTGCCGGCCAGCACGGCCATCGCCCTCCAAGGTATCCGCGACGACATCCTCGACCGCAGCCGCGCCCTGAACCGGGATCGCACTGCCAGTGCCGCCGAAAAACAGGCCCAGCGCACCGCGCTCGGCACCGAAGCCAGCGACCGCCTCGCCGCCACCCTCTCACCCGAAGACCTGGAACTCTACCTCGACTACGCCGGGTCCTGGCTGAACGGCCTGCAAGGCCCGCCCTCACGCACTCCCGGTCCGTAGGGCTCTCGATCCACGCTCCATGCTTCGTCTCCTCCTTGCACTCACCCTCACGAGCAATCTCGTCATCGGTGCCCTCTGGTGGCGGCAACGTGATCCTTCGCCGCGTCCAACGACCGCTCCCCCCGAAGCCCACGCTCAAGCGGAGCCGATCCGCCCATCGCTGCGTCACGACATTCCGGATACGGAGCTCGCCGCCTACCTCACCGACCCGACCCCCTCCGATGCCGACGCCGTCGCCCGCCTGCGCGCGGCCGGAGTGCCCGCCGATGTCATTCGTCTCCTGATTCGCCCACGGGTTCACGCCCGGTTCATCAGCCGGTGGCAGGCCTTGGTCGAGCGTTCCGCCGCGCTGCCCTACTGGACCCCTTATCGTGGGTTGCCCGACGATCTGCGCCGCGAGGTTTCTCTACTCGGCCGGGAGGAGCATGCGGCCTTGGTCGACTTGCTCGGCGACGATGCTTATGCGCCGGAGGAAGGCAGGCACTACCACGAAGCCAAGCTCGACTTTCTCCCTCCTGCTCAACGGTCCGTGATGAGACAACTGCACGACGACTACGGGGACCTGCGGGCTTCATTGCTGGCGCAGAATGGGGGCATCTTCACTTCAACCGATCGCGAGGTGCTCAACTACCTCGATCGAGAGCAGGACAATGAGATCCGCGCCGTGCTCAGTCCGGCAGATTACGAGGAATACCAACGCCGGTTTTCGCCGTCCGCTTCGGCGGTGCAACGCCAGCTGCAGCACTTCGACGCCACCGCCGCCGAATACGCTTCGCTCTTGGAACTCTACGAGGACTCCCCACTCGCGGAATCTGTGCCGTCTTCTCCTCTCGCCATGAGCGACTCGGGAAACCGCGCTCGGTCTCAGGCGTGGAAAGAGCTCCTGGCCCGATTCGCCGCCACCCTGCCGCCCGACCGCGCCGCCGACCTTACCGACGCCCTCGATCGAAATTTCCTCCAATACAATCGTTTCGTCCAAGAATTTGGTCTGGGCTCCGACACCACTCGCGGCCTGCTGCGGCTGGACCGCTCATTTAGGTCCCAGGAATTGCAGGTGCGCTCCGACCCGCACCTCACCGTCGAGCAACGCAACACCGCGCTGACTGCCCTGCTGACGCAAGCCGACCAACAGCTCGCGGCGCTACTGCCGCCCGATGCACTCGCCGCTCTGCCGTCCAGCTCGCTGGGCCGGCATCTGACCTTCATCCGCCAACGGTTGGCCCAACCCCGCCCATGAGGCCAACGGCTCCCTCTCCTTCAACCAGACGGCGCTCGCTCGGGCTGCTCGCCATCGCCGCATCTGTCGTGCTCAACGTCGTGCTTTTGGCCACGATGCGGCCCGCCGCGGACGCCTCCACTACCCCATCTCCATCCCCTTCGGCAAACCCCGTGGTGGCGACCGGACACACCGCGGACGCTCCGGATCTTTGGTCGCGTCTTGTCGATGTGGATCCAGCCGAATTTGCCGCTCGTTTGCGTGCCGCTGGTTTCGACGAAGCCACCGTGAAAGCGATCGTGTGGGAGTGCATCCGCGCGCCTTCGTTGTTTGAGTCCGAGGAGGTCCGCCAGGCACCTTATTGGCGGCGCATGGCTATGATCACCGATTTAGGTCAACGGCAATCTCTGGCGCGGCGTCGCGGCGAGGTTACGGCCGACGTTGCGACATACCGCGAGCTGTTCGGCGAGGATCCGCAGACCCTTCAATTTGAGCCCAATGCGCTATCGGTTCGTCGTGCCATGCGCCGCACCCCTGAGCATGTGGCCGCCGTCGTGCGCGAACTGCGCGATACGCTGAGGAAGGAGACGCCGCGCGATCAAAGCACACGCATAATCAACGGCCAACCCGACGCGGCCACGGTCGCGAATCGCGCCCAACGCGAACAGGCCGAATCCAACTTCGAGGCCGGCCTGCGGGAACGATTCACTGAAACCGAATACGCGGCCTACCTCCTCTACGAGAGCCGGGCCGCCTTCTTCCTGCGCAACAACCTCGATGGATTGCTCCTAACCCAGCAGGAATTCGACACCATCGTCACGATCATGGCGGACAGTCGATCCTTCAGCCGCGACTTGGCGAACTACACTGAGCCGCTCACCGCCGCCCTGGGCGAACAACGTTACGCCGAACTCGCCCAAGCGACCTTCGGCAACGACCGGGCCAACCTCATCGTCTCCCGTCTCGACCTCCCGTTCACCACCGCCATCACGCTCCAATCGATCCAGGACGACATCAGCGCCCGCGAACGCACGCTCACTCGCGACCGGAGCCTCTCAAGCGATGCCAAAACCGCGCAGCAGGCCGCCCTTGCCGTAGAGGCTCGCACCCGCCTCGCTGCCGCCCTGTCCACTGAAGGCTACGAACTGTATCTCGCCTACGCCGCGAGCTGGATGAACAGCCTCCTGCAAGCCGAAGCGGGGCTCCAGCCCGGAGGATAGGTTTCTGCCCGATTCCTACAATCCCGGCACAAGTTATCTGAACCCATGCAGTTCCTGCGGGTCCCACCTGCTACTCTCTGCCGTTCCGCGCCGTTTTCTCCCTTTCCTGTCTGCTCATCATGCCCCGTGTTCGTCGCTTTCTGGCCGTTTTGCTGGCTCTCGTCCTCGCGCCGATGGCGACCCGGGCCGAGCGCATCAACTGGACGCCCGTTGGGGCCGAGGCGGCAGTCGCCATTGAGCTGCAAGCCGCCCCTGCGCCTACGTCTCTGGAGGCGCCGACCTCCCTCGCGCTCTACCTGACGGGCCTGCCGTTTGACCGCGTGGGCACCGTCAATGACGCGACCCTCATCGCCGATCTCGCTCGCGACGGTCATCGCGTCGCCGTCGCCGATTTCTCCGCCCTCGCATCGAGCTATCACTCCATCGCCGACTTTGTCCCCACCCTCGTTGCGCTGCGCGCCGACCTGCAATCCAAGCAACTCGACTTCGGCCCGAGCGTTGATCTCAACCGCGTGTTTCTGGTTCCGGCTGGCTGTCGCTTGCTCACCGACGTTGCCTTCTACGCGGCCCCGGGCCGCACCCTCGCGCTCGATCTCATCTATCCGGCCGAACCGGCTGTGCCGGTCGGCACGGTCCTCGAGTTTTCCTGCGACAACGCCAATCGCATGGGCAACTTCTCCCTCAATTTCTGCACCGATACACTCATGCCGGTCGCCGCTTTGGCCGGCCACGCGGCGGCCATGGCCGACCATCCGGTCGACGCGCCCTACAAGGGGCTCGATGCCATGCCCGAGAGCGGCTACCGCGCCGCCGCCGCCGTCCAAGTGCTGCGCGCCGCCACGGTCGAGCGCCAGCTTCCGCTCAACGATCGCATAGTCTCCGCCGGCTTTTCCCGGGGTAGCGGCATGGCCCTGTTCCTCGCTACGACCGGGCACCTCGGCACCTTCGTCGATCATGGCATCGCCCACGGTCCCTCGGCCGACGTGCAGGGCGGTATCATCATGTCGGGCCGCTTCACCTACCTCGATCTCCTGACCGACGATCCCATGATCCCGCGATACGAAAAAGCCTGGGGCCCGATCGAGTCCGCGGTCCGCATCTGGCGCGGAGCCGGGGCGCTCGACTACCTCGACCCGGAAAACCCGCCTCCCCCGCTGTTCCTCACAATCACCCCAAACGAGTCGCCGCACGCCCTGCATCAAATGACGGTGCTGCAAAAAAAGCTGAAACAACAGCGCGTGCCCTTCGTCTTCGTTCCTGAGCCCGCCCCGCGCGGACACAAGATGCCGGTCGACGCCGATGTCACCAAATCCCTGATACAGTATCTGCGCGCACGACTCACCCGCTGACCGCATCGGCTTCGCCTCCCCTCGCCCCTTCCCCCTCCCCTCACTTTTATGCCCCTCCGCCCCGCGACTCTCGTGTCCGGTCTGCTTGCCTCGGCCTCTTTGCTGCTTGCCCAGGACATTGCACTGCCCGAACTCAAACTCCCCTCCATCGGCGCCGCGCCGGCCGTTTCGAGCGACCGCTTCGTCGATCTTTTCCGCCCTGCGCAGACCGATCTGGCCACTCTTTCGCCCGATGGCCGCCACCTCGCCTACACGGTTCGGGAAGGCAGCAACATCTTTGTGCTCGTGGTGGCAACCGAGCGCCTCGATCAGGCCCTCGCCAAGGTTCTGGTGGTCGATGACGCCACCGCCACGCCCCGCTTTGCGCGCAACGACGAGAACGTGCCCGCTCGCATCAACTGGATGCGCTGGGTCGACAACGAACGGGTCGTGGTGGAAACCAATAGTCAGACCGCCGTCGATGCCCGTGGTAGCGTTCCCGGCGTCATTCTCACCTTCAAGGCCGATGGCTCCGATGCGCGTGTCGTGCTCACCTCGCGCGACGTCCCCGAGCTGTTGACCGACGGCACCACCAGCCCGGATTTTTCCGCCGCGCGCGATCGCAGCATGCTGACGGCCACGGTCGATGATCCCTACTACAACGAAGGCGGCACCGCCGCCGCGCGGGCCGCCGCACGCGAGGAGGAACCCACGATCGACGGTGGCTTGTTCTCCACCAGCGACAGTGACCGTTTCATTCTCTCGCTCGGGCAGGACTCCGATGTGTTCGACCCCGAAACCGGCTTCGGCACCGCCTGGCACAGCCCGTCCATCTTCGACCTCAATCGCGTCGATCCCGGCCACGTGCTCGTGCGCACCGCGAGCGGTCGGCGTCACGCGCTCTTCGACCTCGATCCAGTCACCAGCAAGGTCGAATCCATTGCCTCCTACCCGGTCGACGAGGATCGACTGCAATTGCTCGATCAACAGGGCGTGCCTCGCATCAGTGCGCCCGCCACCACCAACTTCGCGTTTCCTCACCGACTCGCGGTCGATCGCGGCGCGGGCTTCCGCGATGATTCGCTGGCCGTCATGGCCGGCCTGCCGGCGGGGGCCTTCGACAGCACCCCGGTCACCTTTTTCACCGAGCGTGCGATCCCGATCGGTTTCGCTGAAAACCCGGCTCTGCTCTATTACGCGTCGAACGTCGGTCGCGACGTCTTTGGCATCTATGCCCTCGATCTGGATACGGGCGCGCCCACCGACTTCGCCATTGAGCATCCCTCGCTCGATCTCATCCCGCGTCCACTCGATGCGTTTCTCCCGCCCGGCACTCTGGTGTTTGATCGTTACACCCGCGCCCTCAAGGGCGTGCGGATCAGCGATCAACGCCGCAGCACCCTGTGGCTCGATCCGATTCTGCAGGCGAGCCAGAGTGCGCTCGAGCGGGTGCTGCCCGGTCGCAATGTCGAAATCGTCGAATGGGATCAGGCCGGTCGCACCTTGTTGGTGTTTGCCAACTCCGTCGCCGGTCCCGGCCGCTTCTACCTCTTTGATCGCACGAGTGGAAAACTCTCCGAGTTCGCCCAACGCGCACCTTGGCTGAACTCCCTCGCCAGCAACCGTGTCATCGCGTTCACGGTCACTGCCGACGGCCATGATATCGAGTGCCAGCTCACCCTGCCGCAGGATCCGCGGGTCATGCCGGCGCCGCTGATTGTGGTCTGCCCATCGCAGCCGTGGGAACGGGTGCAGCCAGACTTTCAACCCGAGATTCAGGCCCTCGCCCGGATGGGTTTTGGTGTCGTGCAACTCTCGGCGCGCGGCGCCTGGGGCCACGGCATCAAGGCGCGCGAGGCGATTCATGAAGGTTATGACGCCGCCCAAATCAACGATCTGCTCGCGGTGATCGATCAGGTCGGCCAGTCGTTCAATCTGAACATCAAGCGGGTCGGCCTCGTGGGTTCCGGTTGGGGCGGCTACGTCGCCCTGCGCGCCGCGGCCCTGCATCCGGATCGCTTCCGTTGCACGGTCACGCTCGAACCGCCGATCGACCTGAAAGCCTGGCTGCGCCGCGAGGACTGGGAATCCCGTGATCCCGGCACCCAACTCGTGCGCTCCTACTACGGGCCCCAAGAGCTGCTCGATGCCAAACAGCTGGAGCAGGACGCCAAGGAACTTTCCGTGCCGAGTCTTATCTTTGCCTTCCCGGGCGCCGACGAAGCCACCTGGCGTCGCTCCACCTACAGTGCCGCCAAAAATTTCGCCCGTTCGATCCGCGACACCAGCCCGGAGTCGGAGTTCATGGATCTCTCCGAAGACTTCGCGAACGGTCTTCCGCTGGCCCGATCCACGACCTACGCGCGCATCGAGGATTTCATCAACACCCACGTCTACAACTTCGGCGTCGATATCGGTGAATCGGTCGAGGTGAAGGAACCTTGAATTGATTCACTGAGTCGCCCACGGAGCACACTGAATACACAGAAGGACTGCCGCTGTATCTGAAAATTCCGTATGCTCCGTGTGTTCAGTGGGCCCCAAATAAACCCCTCATGAACCTCACTCGTCGCTACTTTCTCACTACATCCGCCACCGCGCTCGCCGCGGCCGCCCTCGCGCCCCGCCTGCTCGCCGCACCGTCCGCATTGCCGCGCTTTCCCGTCGCGGTCTGCGACTGGATGATTCTCAAACGCCAAAAACTGGGCGCCTTCAAACGCACATCCGAGATCGGCGCCGATGGTCTGGAGCTCGACATGGGCGGACTCGGTGACCGGCCCACCTTTGACAACAAGCTGCTCGACCCCGCCGCCCGCGAACAATTCCTCGCCGAGGCCGCCAAATACGACCTTCGCCTCAGCTCCATCGCCATGTCCGGCTTCTACGCGCAGTCGTTCGCCGAGCGCGATGGCATCGAGCGTGTGGTCGAGGATACCATCACCACCACCGTGGCGATGGGCGTGAGGACCATCTTCCTGCCGCTCGGAGTGCGCAGCGATCTCGTGGCCCATCCGGAGCTGCGCCCCGCCGTCGTCGCCCGACTCAAGGCCGCCGGCCAGCGCGCTGCCGACGCCGGTGTGGTGATCGGCATCGAAAGCGCCTACGACGCCGCCGGCGAGTTGGCCCTGCTGCAGGACATCGATTCCCCGGCCGTTAAGAGTTATTTCAACTTCGCCAACGCCCTCCAAAACGACCGCGACCTGCACGCCGAACTCCGCACTCTCGGTGCCGCCAACATCTGCCAGATCCACGCCAGCAACAAGGATGTGCACTGGTTGGAGAACGACCCGCAGATCGATCTACCGGCGGTGAAGGCGACCCTCGACGACATGGGCTGGCACGGTTGGTTGGTGATCGAACGCTCCCGCGATGCCAGCAACACCCGCGACGTCGTCGGCAACTACGGCGCCAACACCCGCTACCTGAAAAAGGTGTTTCAGTCCTGAGCACCGGCTGGGTGCAGCAGCTCACGGAAGGTAGCGAAGCGAACGAAGCCCTAGGACCCGCTCTCGTTCTTTGTTCCCTTTGTTGCCTTCCGTAAAACGAGCCGGAGTGGCGGTCTGGCTTCTCCTCCCCGCGCTTTCAGCCCCGGGAAAGGCCAGACAACCGTTCGACATTTCCGCAGAGTTCAAATTTCAATCGGAAAGGAGACGATGCCATGAAGAACCAACCCGAACCGGATTCAGACCTGATCCTCTATCTGACAGAGGATGGGCGGACGCGGCTGCAAGTGCGGCTGGCTGGTGAGACGGTCTGGCTTTCACTCAATCAGATGGCGGACCTGTTCCAGCGGGACAAATCGGTCATTTCCCGTCATATCAAAAATGTCTTTCAGGAGGGGGAGCTGGTCCGGGATTCAGTTGTTGCAGAATCTGCAACAACTGCGGCCGACGGGAAGACCTACCAGGTCGAGTTCTACAACTTGGACGTCATTATTTCGGTGGGCTACCGGGTGAAATCGCGAAGGGGCACGCAGTTCCGTATCTGGGCCACCCAACGGCTGCGGGAATACATCGTGAAGGGCTTCGCGATGGACGACGAACGGCTCAAAAATCCGCCAGGCAAGGGGAACATCGATTATTTCGATGAGTTGCTGGAGCGGATCCGGGACATTCGCGCCAGCGAGCGAAGGGTCTATCTGCGGGTGCGGGAAATTCTCGCTCTCGCGGCGGACTACGAGCCCACGGAGCCGGACACACAGGTGTTTTTCCAAACCATCCAAAACAAGCTGCACTATGCCGCGACCGGAAAGACGGCTGCTGAGTTAATCGCGGAACGGGCGGATTCATCCCAGCCCAATATGGGGCTGATGGCGTGGCGCACCGGCGTGGTGCGGAAGGCGGATGTGACTATCGCCAAGAACTATCTGCGCGAGGACGAGATCGAGGAGCTGAACCGAATCGTCGTGATGTTCCTGGATTTCGCGGAGGATCAGGCCCGGCGCAAGAAGCAGATTTTTCTGCAAAATTGGATCACCCGGCTCCATGATTTCCTGAATCTTAATGAACGTGCCATTCTGCCCGATGCCGGGAAAATAAAACGCGAGCAGGCTCACCGACTGGCCGAGGAGGAATACGAGCGTTTCGCCGCCCGCCGTCGCGAGGAGTTGGAAGCACAGGGGGAAGCGGATTTGCTCGAACTGCTCGATGCCGAGGTAAAGAAGCTGCCGAAACCCAAAAAGCCCAAACCATGAGCATCGACGAATCCATCGTCTAATGTGCCGACCTCGTATGGTTCGGGCGCTTGCGCGAGGCCATCCAGCGCCAATACCCGTTACCTGAAAAAGGTTCTTCAGACCTGAATCACCAGCCGCGCGCCTGCAGCCATGCGATCATCGCGTCGGTCCAGGCCGCATCGTGGAGGTCCCACTCCACCACGGAATGGGGGGCACCGGGAATCACCTGCACGTCGCAGGTGCCGCCCAGCTCCCGCACCCGCGCGGCAAACGCGTCCGTCTGTGTCATGGGCACCGTCTTGTCGCTTTCCCCGTGCAGGATCAGCACCGGTGGCGGCGCCGTCTCGAGGCGGAACAGCGGCGACGTCTCGCGCAGGCGCGGCAACACCGCGTCCCGCAACTCAGCATCGATGTCGAGAAACGCCTGCAGCGAGATACTCGGTCCGCCACGGCGCTCACTGTCGGCCACAAAATCGGTCACTGGCGCCATCCCGATCATCGCCTGCACCCCGCGCCCCGCGGTCTGTTCGGCCATCGCGGCCATGAAGGCCAGTTGCCCGCCCGCCGAGTGCCCAAAAATCGCCACCCGGTCGGGATCACCGCCGTAGGCGCCGATGTGGGTCTGCACCCAACGAATCGCCGCCCGCACATCCTCCTCCGGTGCCGGCCAGCGCACCTCCGGCGCCAGATGGTAGTTGATCGACACCCACAGCATCCCGTGGGCTGTGAGCGGCGCAAACAACGGATCAATATCACGGGTCTTGTCGCCGCCCATCCACCCGCCGCCGTGCACGATCAGCGCCACCGGAAACGGGCCGTCACCGGCCGGCACCGCGATATCGAGCAACAACGCCGCGGCGTCCGCATCGCCGTAAACGACATCGCGCACGAAGCGCGCCGGCGGCACATCGATCAGCACCGGATTCCACGCATCCTCGCCGGCCAACACGGCCGGTGCGTTCCACGCCAGCGATTGGATTTTGGTCACCGGTTTGGCCCACCGCACCCGTTGCGCTGAGGTCGCTCCGGCGCCGCGGCTGTTGAACTCCATGCATCGCAGCGCTGCCGTATCCAGATTCTCCACACCGAGGCGCCAACCCGCCGGAGCCACCGCGGCGCCGAGATTGGTGTTCAGCCAAGCCACTGCGGCCGTCGCGCTGCGCGCTTCGCCCAGCCATACGGTGCTGCCTGCCGGCGCCGACACTCGGCAATTGGCCAATACCAGCCCGTAGTCCAGCGCGGCCGGTGTCGCCGCGACCGTCGCTGCGCCGGACTCGCCGCGCAGCCGCAAATGGCATCGCTCCAAAAACGCCGTGGCCGCATCCGTGGTCACCACCGCGTCCGTCGCTTCCAGAAAACTGTCCTCGAAGAACGCGCGACCGCCCTCCAGTTCCGCCGCACGATCCGCTCCCACGACGCGACAGCGCCGAAGC
This portion of the Actomonas aquatica genome encodes:
- a CDS encoding alpha/beta hydrolase family protein, with the translated sequence MPLRPATLVSGLLASASLLLAQDIALPELKLPSIGAAPAVSSDRFVDLFRPAQTDLATLSPDGRHLAYTVREGSNIFVLVVATERLDQALAKVLVVDDATATPRFARNDENVPARINWMRWVDNERVVVETNSQTAVDARGSVPGVILTFKADGSDARVVLTSRDVPELLTDGTTSPDFSAARDRSMLTATVDDPYYNEGGTAAARAAAREEEPTIDGGLFSTSDSDRFILSLGQDSDVFDPETGFGTAWHSPSIFDLNRVDPGHVLVRTASGRRHALFDLDPVTSKVESIASYPVDEDRLQLLDQQGVPRISAPATTNFAFPHRLAVDRGAGFRDDSLAVMAGLPAGAFDSTPVTFFTERAIPIGFAENPALLYYASNVGRDVFGIYALDLDTGAPTDFAIEHPSLDLIPRPLDAFLPPGTLVFDRYTRALKGVRISDQRRSTLWLDPILQASQSALERVLPGRNVEIVEWDQAGRTLLVFANSVAGPGRFYLFDRTSGKLSEFAQRAPWLNSLASNRVIAFTVTADGHDIECQLTLPQDPRVMPAPLIVVCPSQPWERVQPDFQPEIQALARMGFGVVQLSARGAWGHGIKAREAIHEGYDAAQINDLLAVIDQVGQSFNLNIKRVGLVGSGWGGYVALRAAALHPDRFRCTVTLEPPIDLKAWLRREDWESRDPGTQLVRSYYGPQELLDAKQLEQDAKELSVPSLIFAFPGADEATWRRSTYSAAKNFARSIRDTSPESEFMDLSEDFANGLPLARSTTYARIEDFINTHVYNFGVDIGESVEVKEP
- a CDS encoding sugar phosphate isomerase/epimerase family protein codes for the protein MNLTRRYFLTTSATALAAAALAPRLLAAPSALPRFPVAVCDWMILKRQKLGAFKRTSEIGADGLELDMGGLGDRPTFDNKLLDPAAREQFLAEAAKYDLRLSSIAMSGFYAQSFAERDGIERVVEDTITTTVAMGVRTIFLPLGVRSDLVAHPELRPAVVARLKAAGQRAADAGVVIGIESAYDAAGELALLQDIDSPAVKSYFNFANALQNDRDLHAELRTLGAANICQIHASNKDVHWLENDPQIDLPAVKATLDDMGWHGWLVIERSRDASNTRDVVGNYGANTRYLKKVFQS
- a CDS encoding virulence RhuM family protein; translated protein: MKNQPEPDSDLILYLTEDGRTRLQVRLAGETVWLSLNQMADLFQRDKSVISRHIKNVFQEGELVRDSVVAESATTAADGKTYQVEFYNLDVIISVGYRVKSRRGTQFRIWATQRLREYIVKGFAMDDERLKNPPGKGNIDYFDELLERIRDIRASERRVYLRVREILALAADYEPTEPDTQVFFQTIQNKLHYAATGKTAAELIAERADSSQPNMGLMAWRTGVVRKADVTIAKNYLREDEIEELNRIVVMFLDFAEDQARRKKQIFLQNWITRLHDFLNLNERAILPDAGKIKREQAHRLAEEEYERFAARRREELEAQGEADLLELLDAEVKKLPKPKKPKP
- a CDS encoding pectinesterase family protein, which encodes MKMNFRCLSVWRLMIGGCGRVGLLVSLWVIPAHAAVHVAADGSGDFLTVQAAIDAAPSAAETADWWQIHLAAGTYAEALTIPAGTSPIHLMGAGREAVVIRAETGSAALLVEHGEVWLEGLTLEHTTATGLKLQGGRNVLRRCRVVGADRAAELEGGRAFFEDSFLEATDAVVTTDAATAFLERCHLRLRGESGAATVAATPAALDYGLVLANCRVSAPAGSTVWLGEARSATAAVAWLNTNLGAAVAPAGWRLGVENLDTAALRCMEFNSRGAGATSAQRVRWAKPVTKIQSLAWNAPAVLAGEDAWNPVLIDVPPARFVRDVVYGDADAAALLLDIAVPAGDGPFPVALIVHGGGWMGGDKTRDIDPLFAPLTAHGMLWVSINYHLAPEVRWPAPEEDVRAAIRWVQTHIGAYGGDPDRVAIFGHSAGGQLAFMAAMAEQTAGRGVQAMIGMAPVTDFVADSERRGGPSISLQAFLDIDAELRDAVLPRLRETSPLFRLETAPPPVLILHGESDKTVPMTQTDAFAARVRELGGTCDVQVIPGAPHSVVEWDLHDAAWTDAMIAWLQARGW